In a genomic window of candidate division KSB1 bacterium:
- a CDS encoding DEAD/DEAH box helicase has translation MQCRNFYCRCQIIENEVRVIDSEKSDNEEQRGTPPEITLEQLPSKLREAAGRLKWTILTPVQAQSIPYLLKNQDMMIQARTGSGKTGAFLLPMLEQLDADHDVCQALVLVPTRELASQVWEEAKILFGENGLSSTAVYGGVGYGKQMEALKKGVQIIVGTPGRILDHLLRRTMNFKHLKMLIFDEADRMLSMGFYPDMKKLQTHLPKHKIHTCMFSATFPSFVMRVAEQFTREPEFLNLSSEQIHVAETQHIFYTVPGMDKDRSLVRIIEVENPASAIIFCNTKANVEFVTIVLQRFGYDADGLSANLSQKDRERVLQRLRKGTLRFLVATDVAGRGIDIPELSHVIQYEPSEDVEVYIHRSGRTGRAGARGVAITLVNRTEQRLLNRIASTYDIDLQEWPLPADSDVAKIVTQRLTALLEARLRERDKLQSERSLRFLQLARSLTENEDESAIITMLLDDYYQQQLHAPVVPPLEIQSTEIKSKEPDHTRRRRNRGRQRRKPRSD, from the coding sequence ATTCAGTGCCGAAACTTTTATTGCAGATGCCAAATAATAGAAAATGAGGTTCGAGTGATAGATTCAGAAAAAAGCGACAATGAGGAGCAACGAGGGACGCCGCCCGAGATAACGCTCGAGCAATTACCTTCAAAATTACGTGAAGCGGCGGGCCGCCTGAAATGGACAATACTGACTCCGGTTCAGGCACAGTCGATTCCGTATTTATTGAAAAATCAGGACATGATGATTCAGGCGCGCACGGGCAGCGGCAAGACCGGGGCTTTTCTTCTGCCCATGCTGGAGCAGCTTGATGCGGACCACGACGTCTGCCAGGCGTTGGTCCTGGTGCCGACCCGCGAGCTTGCTTCGCAGGTCTGGGAGGAAGCCAAAATTTTATTCGGTGAAAATGGCTTGTCCTCTACGGCCGTTTATGGCGGCGTAGGGTACGGCAAACAGATGGAGGCGCTGAAAAAAGGCGTCCAGATTATCGTTGGAACGCCCGGGCGCATTCTGGACCACCTGCTCAGGCGTACTATGAATTTTAAGCATTTAAAAATGCTGATTTTTGATGAAGCGGACCGTATGTTGTCCATGGGATTTTATCCTGATATGAAGAAGCTCCAGACTCATCTACCGAAACACAAAATTCACACCTGCATGTTTTCAGCGACCTTTCCGTCTTTTGTGATGCGCGTCGCGGAGCAGTTTACCCGTGAACCCGAATTTCTCAATCTTAGCAGCGAACAGATTCATGTTGCGGAGACACAGCATATTTTTTATACGGTTCCGGGCATGGATAAGGACCGCAGCCTGGTACGCATCATCGAAGTGGAAAACCCGGCGTCTGCGATTATTTTTTGCAACACCAAAGCCAACGTGGAATTTGTAACCATCGTGCTGCAGCGCTTTGGCTATGATGCCGACGGCTTGAGCGCCAACCTGTCGCAAAAAGACCGGGAGCGGGTTTTGCAGCGTCTGCGCAAGGGCACACTTCGCTTTCTGGTAGCCACTGATGTGGCGGGCCGCGGCATTGATATTCCTGAACTCTCCCATGTTATTCAATATGAACCGTCCGAAGATGTGGAGGTTTACATTCACCGCTCGGGTAGAACCGGGCGTGCCGGCGCACGCGGCGTCGCCATCACCCTGGTGAATCGAACTGAACAGAGGCTACTGAACCGTATTGCAAGTACATACGACATCGATTTACAGGAGTGGCCCTTACCGGCGGACTCCGACGTCGCAAAAATTGTCACCCAAAGGCTGACTGCGCTACTGGAGGCGAGACTTCGGGAACGCGATAAACTGCAGTCGGAACGCAGTCTCAGGTTTTTGCAACTCGCCAGGTCGCTTACGGAAAATGAGGATGAGTCGGCGATCATCACCATGCTTCTGGATGATTATTATCAACAACAACTGCATGCTCCGGTCGTGCCACCCCTGGAAATTCAATCAACAGAAATAAAATCGAAAGAACCCGACCACACCCGGCGCCGGAGAAATCGTGGTCGCCAACGCCGCAAACCGCGATCCGATTGA